The genomic DNA TTAAGCTCGGCTTCGCGCCGCATGGCGGTGCGCTTATCTTCAAAGCACTCAAGATAGGCCAATACCACAGGCCTGCGTCCACGGGTATATTTAGCGCCGACACCATTATTGTGGGCGGTCAGACGTGCGTCGGGGTCGTTTGTCCAGCCGGCATAAAGGGTGCCGTCGGCGCATTTGAGCAGATAGGCAAAAGCCGACTTGCACATGGGGCATTACTCCTTTCGCTCCATAAGACTATCATGTCAATTAACTTTAACACTTAAAGTGGATGTAAGCAATAATAAAAGGTATTTAAAGACAATAAAAACACAGACGCGACAACATGTGTGTTGTCGCGTCTGTGGAGAAGAGAAGAGGAGATTCTAGTAAACAGGGGTTACTTGCCCACCGGAGCCAATTCTTTTTCGGAAGAAGCGACAACGACCGAGCAGGCGATATCGCCGGTGATGTTAACGGTGGTTCTTGCCATATCCAGTATACGGTCAATGCCAGCGATCAATGCGACACCCTCGATGGGTAGACCAACCGACTGCAGCACCAGGCCAAGCATGACAACGCCCGCGCCAGGCACACCCGCTGTACCGATAGAGGCCAGAGTAGCGGTGAGAATAATGGTCAGTTGCTGACCCATGCTAAGCGAAATATTATAGACGTTTGCGATAAACAATGCACAGATGCCCTGATAAATTGCTGTTCCATCCATGTTAATGGTTGCACCCAGCGGAAGCACAAAGCTACGGATGGGTAGCGGAACGCCCAGTCTTTCGGATGCCACCATTGAAAATGGCAGTGTAGCAGAACTCGACGCCGTGGTGAAGGCGAACAATATCGCTTCCGAGCACTTTTTAAAAAAGGTCAGCGGACTAATTTTAGCTATCATACGAACAGAGAATGAGTAGACGATTGCCATATGTAAAATACAGCCGAAATAAACCGCAAGAATGACGCTTAACAGTGGCAACAACACTGAAGGTCCATTCACCGCGACAATCGGCACTATAAGCGCAAAAACGGCGATGGGAGAAAACTTCATGACAAAGGCCACCAACGCGTACATGCACTCAGCCATGCCGTCAAAGAAATCGGAGACTGGCTTGGCGCGATCGCCCACCATGATAATTGATCCGCCCAAAAATATCGCGAAAGCAATGATCTGAAGCATATTACCCTCAACCAGCGCCTTAAGAGGGTTGGCTGGGATAATGTTAAGCAGGGTGTCGACAACGTTTGGCGCTTCCTTGGCTTCATAGCTCAGGCCCTCGGCCAATACAAAGCCGCCACCGACACGTCCGATATTGCCCACAATAAGGCCGAGTGTGACAGCAAGTGCAGTTGTACAAAGATAAAAAACAATTGTTTTACCACCGATGCGCCCCACGCGCTTGGCATCGCCCAAGCCGCAGGTTCCGACGATCAGCGAGGAAAAAACTAACGGAACGATAAGCATTTTTATGGCGTTGAGAAACAGGGAGCCAAAAGGCTTAATCCAGTTATTGGCGATGAGGCGTGCGCCCTCCCCCTGCATGCATAAACCGACCGCAACACCGGCCAATAGTCCAATAAGAATCTGTACGGAAAGATTCAACTTTTTTCTGCCAGACATTCTTGCAAATCTCCTTTCATATGATGTACTTGTGCCAAAATCACTTTAACATTTTGGACATAGAAAATCAATAATAATATGAAAAAATAATTTCAAAAAATAAAGATTATGTAATATAAACAAGATAAACATTTCAATATTTAAAATTAATTGTCGCATTACCGAGAAAAATAAAAAAAATTAAAAATTTAGAAGATAACATAGACAATCGTGGTCTGGAGTGATATACTAATAAAAATTTAGTACTCTATGCGGCGAGGGTTCTATGCTGCACAGCATCCTTTAAATCGGTCCCGTGAGGCCGGCAAGGTTTGCTTTTAATAACAATATTCAGATATTGAAAAGCGCCTTGCCGCATAATCTGCGGGCAGGACGCTTATTTTATTTTATAAAAAGGGGGAGATGTGTTTGAAACGCAAGGATATTATGGACCAAGCAGACATCAACCGTGCTTGCGTGCGGCTTTCTCATGAGTTGATTGAACGCAATAAGGGCACCGACGACGTGGTACTCATCGGCATTCAGCGGCGCGGCGTACCACTGGCCAAAAAGGTCTCGGCACTGGTCGAACAGTATTATGGGGTAAAGCTACCCGTTGGGATGCTGGATATTACCTTTTACCGTGATGACTTATCATTATTGTCTGAGCACCCAGTCATCAACGGCACCGATATTCCGTTTATGATTTCCGGCAAGCGGGTGGTTTTGGTGGATGACGTACTTTACACCGGGCGTACCGTGCGTGCGGCGATTGAAGCTGTGTTGGAAAGCGGGCGTGCCAAATGTATTCAGCTGATGGTGATGGTAGACAGAGGTCACCGGGAGCTGCCCATCCGGGCTGACTTTATCGGCAAGAATCTGCCCACCTCCAATAACGAGGTTGTGCATGTTTGCGTCCCTGAATTCGACGGGGAGAGCGCTGTGTATATTGAGGCGCTGGAATAACCGCATGAACAGAAAAGGGTGAAAAGATGGCATTAAAAACAAAGGATCTTCTCGGACTGCGCGATATCAGCCGGGAAGAAATTGAAGAAATTTTGAACACGGCAGAGGCAATGAAGCAGGTGGTGGCCGGCCCGACCAAAAAGACCTCGCATCTGCAAGGCAAGTCGATTGTCACACTGTTTTATGAAAACTCCACGAGAACCCGCCTGTCGTTCGAACTGGCAAGTAAGTATATGTCGGCGGTGGCGGCCAATATCGCGGCATCTTCTTCCAGCGTTAAAAAAGGCGAAACACTCATCGACACAGCAAAAACCATTGACATGATGGGCACCGACGTGATCATTATGCGTCACCCCATGAGCGGTGCGCCCCACATCATGGCTAAGCACGTCAAATCCGCCATCATCAATGCAGGCGACGGCACCAACGAGCACCCCACTCAGGCTCTGCTGGACATGCTGACCATCCGCGAGAAAAAGGGTGGATTTGAGGGCTTAAAGGTTGCGGTGGTGGGCGACGTTGTGCACTCCCGCGTAGCGCGTTCAAATGTTTACGGCCTAACCAAAATGGGGGCAAAGGTGGTGCTGGCTGGCCCGCCCACGCTGCTGCCCGCGCCCGGTTGCGAAATGCCCGGCGTAGAATATTGCTACCAAGTTGAAGACGCTGTGCGTGACGCCGACGTTGTCATGGCGCTGCGTATCCAACTTGAGCGCCAGAAGAAGGGATTGTTCCCCTCGGTGCGCGAATACGCGCGTTATTTCGGTATCGACCCTAAGATGATGCAGCTTGCGCGACCTGATGCGCTGGTAATGCACCCCGGCCCGATGAACCGCGGCGTGGAAATTTCGAGCTATGTCGCCGATTCTGACCAGTCGTTCATCAATGAGCAGGTCACGAACGGTGTCGCAGTGCGCATGGCGTTGCTTTATATGATGACAAGGAGGGAAGGCAGATGAGCACACTAATTAAAAACGCCGTTATCGTCAATGCAGACGGACGGGAGACGGCTGACCTCCTAATTGAAAATGGGCTGATCGCTAAAATAGGGCAGGGGCTATCCTGTGAGGGCGAGGTTATCGATGCAAAGGGTGCATTTTTGCTGCCGGGCTTAGTCGATTTACACTGCCACCTGCGCGACCCCGGTTATGAATATAAAGAAGATGTTGTCAGCGGCACCCGTGCGGCGGCAGCTGGCGGTTTTACGTCGGTGCTGTGCATGGCAAACACTCACCCGGTCAATGACTGTGCGGCGGTCACAAGCTATATCAAAAATAAAGCAGACGAGGCAGGTTACTGCAAGGTATATCCCATTGGGGCAGTTTCAAAAGCGCTAGAAGGTAAGGAAATTGCCGAGATGGGCGATATGAAGTCCGCCGGGGCGGTGGCGTTTTCCGACG from Oscillospiraceae bacterium MB24-C1 includes the following:
- a CDS encoding GIY-YIG nuclease family protein produces the protein MCKSAFAYLLKCADGTLYAGWTNDPDARLTAHNNGVGAKYTRGRRPVVLAYLECFEDKRTAMRREAELKRMTRTQKLALINDQTF
- a CDS encoding dicarboxylate/amino acid:cation symporter — translated: MSGRKKLNLSVQILIGLLAGVAVGLCMQGEGARLIANNWIKPFGSLFLNAIKMLIVPLVFSSLIVGTCGLGDAKRVGRIGGKTIVFYLCTTALAVTLGLIVGNIGRVGGGFVLAEGLSYEAKEAPNVVDTLLNIIPANPLKALVEGNMLQIIAFAIFLGGSIIMVGDRAKPVSDFFDGMAECMYALVAFVMKFSPIAVFALIVPIVAVNGPSVLLPLLSVILAVYFGCILHMAIVYSFSVRMIAKISPLTFFKKCSEAILFAFTTASSSATLPFSMVASERLGVPLPIRSFVLPLGATINMDGTAIYQGICALFIANVYNISLSMGQQLTIILTATLASIGTAGVPGAGVVMLGLVLQSVGLPIEGVALIAGIDRILDMARTTVNITGDIACSVVVASSEKELAPVGK
- the pyrR gene encoding bifunctional pyr operon transcriptional regulator/uracil phosphoribosyltransferase PyrR, translated to MCLKRKDIMDQADINRACVRLSHELIERNKGTDDVVLIGIQRRGVPLAKKVSALVEQYYGVKLPVGMLDITFYRDDLSLLSEHPVINGTDIPFMISGKRVVLVDDVLYTGRTVRAAIEAVLESGRAKCIQLMVMVDRGHRELPIRADFIGKNLPTSNNEVVHVCVPEFDGESAVYIEALE
- a CDS encoding aspartate carbamoyltransferase catalytic subunit, yielding MALKTKDLLGLRDISREEIEEILNTAEAMKQVVAGPTKKTSHLQGKSIVTLFYENSTRTRLSFELASKYMSAVAANIAASSSSVKKGETLIDTAKTIDMMGTDVIIMRHPMSGAPHIMAKHVKSAIINAGDGTNEHPTQALLDMLTIREKKGGFEGLKVAVVGDVVHSRVARSNVYGLTKMGAKVVLAGPPTLLPAPGCEMPGVEYCYQVEDAVRDADVVMALRIQLERQKKGLFPSVREYARYFGIDPKMMQLARPDALVMHPGPMNRGVEISSYVADSDQSFINEQVTNGVAVRMALLYMMTRREGR